The following coding sequences lie in one Leptospira saintgironsiae genomic window:
- a CDS encoding response regulator — translation MISTLIADDHLLIREGLRKILSEEEDIEIVYEAENGQQVLDYLAAQSVQVLILDINMPLMSGLDILKYVHKLSPDTRVLILSMYPEDRFAVRALKAGASGYITKASAGDELISAVRKVIEGSRYISPEATEMLVRELSKPTDRLPHETLSEREFQILMLLVKGKNVRSISEDLGLSVNTVNTYRARIFEKMSLKSTQELVRYAYDHKLLE, via the coding sequence ATGATTTCCACATTGATAGCTGATGATCATTTATTGATCCGAGAAGGTTTAAGAAAGATCCTTTCGGAAGAGGAAGATATAGAGATCGTTTACGAGGCGGAAAACGGGCAGCAGGTTTTGGATTATCTTGCGGCTCAATCTGTTCAAGTTTTGATCCTCGATATTAACATGCCATTGATGAGCGGTTTGGATATATTAAAATATGTTCATAAACTTTCTCCAGATACTAGGGTGCTTATCCTAAGCATGTATCCAGAAGATAGATTTGCAGTTCGAGCTTTGAAGGCGGGTGCATCCGGTTATATCACTAAGGCAAGTGCCGGAGATGAACTCATCTCTGCAGTGCGTAAGGTGATCGAAGGTTCTAGGTATATTAGTCCGGAAGCAACAGAGATGTTGGTAAGAGAACTTTCTAAACCAACGGACAGACTTCCTCATGAAACTCTTTCAGAAAGAGAATTTCAGATACTAATGCTTTTAGTGAAAGGCAAGAACGTTCGATCTATTTCTGAAGACCTTGGTTTAAGTGTGAATACAGTAAACACATATAGAGCTAGAATTTTTGAAAAGATGAGTTTGAAATCCACGCAAGAGCTTGTTCGTTATGCTTATGATCATAAACTTCTGGAATAA